The window TGGTGAAGTTATTTTTCATAACGATTAGCGGAAAAGTTCTGGGAAAGACCACATTATAAACTTTGCAAAGATGTCAGTTTCCAAGAACTCTATATGAGCAGCCCGTCCAATTATTGTATTTAAGTTTCTTCCTTGCAATGAGGTATCAAAGTTGACATCACATCTCATAAACATGCGTTGCTCGGAAGATGGTGCACGCATTTGATCCAAGCAGTTGTTGAGCATCTCACGGAAAATCTTCCCCTTTTTTGAGTAGTCCCCTGATGACGATTGGCACATCTCAATTCGAGCAGAATGGTAAGGAACATAACCATCCTGAAAGAATTTATGTTGCAATCATATTAGTTTTGAGTGATTAAATTCTCAAACAACCATGCATTACTAAATTTCATACAAAAACCATCGTTCTTACTAGGGATGACAATGGATGGGTTGGGAAATGGTTCAAAATAGATACCCTTTATAGTATGGGTCGAAATGGGCCATGCCAAAAactctttcatttttttatttgggtAAAGGTTTTACCCTGgttaacttgattttttttataaacctcCCAATAATCTACccctacaaatgtaggaagtgagattcgaacccttGTGTAATACCCCAAggtcaaaaaccttaccaatgggccaccgaCCCCATTGGCAAAACtctttcggtttttagaaataACAATGTGTTACAGATGTATAAATAATCTAAACTTTTAAATGATAAGCAAAGTACTCAACCCTTTTGACCAGAGACCTCAAGTTTGCAATTAAAAGCAGTGTACATATGTTAATATTTTCAATTTAACATGTCTTGACTGAGTTATTTTTAACCCTTGATAACATTTTAATTAATAGTAAATACCTGAGGAGATGATAGCAGGATTATGCTCTTGAAACTTTCCAAAGTCTTTTGCTGTAAGATAAATAAGAAAGAATCAACTGATAGGTAACTTCCGAAAAGAATTATTCCAATTCAGAAGTATCGATTGTATTTTGTACCTTGGAAAGTTGGTAGAAGAAAGTGTTTTCTATATCCACATCATCAGTAAAAGTCAACTGATGAATGCAACGTGTATTCTTAAGCTTCTTTAGCAGCCACAGTCCAGAATTGAAAAGAGAATTTGAACTGTAGAGATAACCTAGATGCGGCCCCGAAACAGATACATACGTATGCAGATATCTATGATACGGCTCCATAATGCTCTCTGTGatttcaaagttgaaaaaatatatcAGCATAACTTTAAGCATATGGCGATTTCAACCCACTTGCCAAGAAATTGATTATTGTACCTCTAGCTGGTCAAAAGTGTATAACTTTAGCTTGGTCAGAGATAGAACTGGTCAAAAGTGACTCAGAGAATTAAACTTCTTACAAACTAACCCCATTTAAACCCAAAACCATTATCCAACCTGTCCACTAAGTCACCTCCATCAAGCCATCAAAAGAAATTATAAACAAAGAGATGGTCTACCTGCCAAAGCCGTTCTTATAATCACGTTCCCAATGGAGTGCCCAACAAAGCTAAGTTTCACATTCTTTAGGGTACCGGATCTTGAGACTTTATCcatcttctttttaacaaagGCAATGACTTCTTGGGCCAGTCTTAAGCCCATGTCCCGGAAGTCTTCAGATGTTTTGTCTTCGTTGACCTCTGACATTAAAAACTCAGTTTTTGGATCTATCAGAAGCCACTGATTTCGCACAAGCCGTAAATCCAGATGATGCCCCTGCTTATTTTCATCATGTCAAAAAAAACTAGTATCTCTAACAGGTAAAGCAGGTATAGGAAAAAGGTAAAAACAATTGGCATGGTAGAAAACGGGTCAAACCACTCGAAAGTCGCCTTAAGTGTAtctttaatgcataaaacctcctaaaccATTTTCTTCCAATTATACTACTAGAGAAATGATAGAACTTACGTAGCACTATTAATTTATTAGAAAGCTTTTTATGTGAGGTGGATCTGATATGAGCCAACCATTTTCAATCTATGCAATTGTGAACACACTCATTTGCAACTACAAGTTCATCTACAATATAAAGTCTACCAGCACCCTCTACACCGAAATGCATCAAACATCACATGATATGTGTTCACGTGCTGTATTATAGATTAAAAAGAGTTGTAGTTTAGTATACCCTCTCTGTCCACCTCCAACTGCCCACCCAAAAAAAAAGAGACTAATGTTCAACATACTAGATATAATAGATCAATTGGAATCATAAAAAGAGCATGACATGCCTGAAAACCATGAACGAATACAGCAATCTTCAGAATACGGCCTCTTTGCTTATTGCTGGAGAAACTCGAGTCAATCTCTGGAGGACTGACTTTAGCATCTTGAGGGTCCATGTTCCTAAAGTACGACTTTCCACTTAGTGAACGCAGTGGTGCATTCACTACACGTTCTACAATTATAATAGGTATACGTGAAGGGTCTCCAAATATATGAAGGTCTTGAATTGAGCGGTTGTTTATCTGCATACGAGTGAAATTAAGTTTATAGTTACTAACACAAAGGAATTTGGATGATAAAGCTTATGAGAACACTGGCTCACCCTCATTTGTGCAATACTACGCCGGTGTAGCTCAGCTCGCATTGCAGCAGCCTGGGAAGGctagaaatatatttttaagaaaaagaatCATGTTAATTATTGGATAGTAAACAACCAGATCTTGATCATACATAAAAGTGGTTGAAAAATTATTCAAGTCTGGAACAAAAGGGCATTAAGAGGGCATTTGAATGTGCAATTGTGcattttaatattgataatgggatacaagtatatataacaCTGAATAGTCAGAATTAAAGACTCCATCATAACATCACATGCAGCAGGAAATCTTAAGTTGTGATGATCAGCAGTTATTCTATTGTTTAAATATAACAAACATTTTCAATATGAAACTTATATGTTACTAGctatatcaatatttttttcCTAAGTCAAGTTAATATATTATTGAACAATATTACAATTCCAAGAATATCTTTTCTTCAAAATAAGATTATCAACAATATAATGCAAAGAAAAAGTTCTTAGGATTAGGTAAAAGGAGTGCTGAATTAGTTCAAGATTATCTCTTTATAAGATTAGCTTCATTGCAGCTGGTatttaactaatatatgtacCCCATGAAGTCAGAGTCGGGACTGAATAATCCAAACATTTAAACCTGATGTTTGAAATAATCAATTTCATAGCATAATTTGAAATACTGCCCTATGATGTTCATATTATGTAATAAGTAATTTGTGACGAGATAAAAATGGTAGCATAATTACATCGTCGGTTATCTTCCGAATAACAGGCACTTTTGCACGATGACCTTGGATGTCATCAATCTCGTTTCTCGATGTTGGCTGAGGCATCTCAACCTTAGAGTACACCATCCATATTGACCATTCTGCTCTACGATCGCTGGACCATGCATTACGCAAATGATCCAATATCTTTGTTTTGTTAGCCCTGGTATATAGTAAAAGATAAGATAATGAGAATCACGATAccatacagatatatatatatatatatatatattgatataaacattatataacatAGGCACATGAAACTTAAACCTGTGAAACTTCAGAAATATGCTCCATAAGTAGAGAATCTGGTCTCCGAGGAAATGAAAACGACGATAAAGTTCATCATTTTGCAAGGTATGAAGATAATCACTTGAGACATCACTGGTACCGTTTGGGATCTACTCAAGAAAAGAAGATGCATAAGCAAAACTTATACACATAATGACATAAATGAAACCAGTCAAGCATCCAAGCAACGAATCAGTGCACAACCTTAGAAACATTTTGCACTTTTTCTGGTACTTGTGAATCGGCAGTGGCAGTAGCAGTAGCCATGACCACTTCTGTAGAAGCAGACAAGAAATTTGTCTCATCATGTTGGGAGGTCAACCCAGACAAATCAATAGTCTCATGAATTGCTTTACTAAGATTACGTAGCTCTTGAAGTAGAATTGCACGAGAAGTTAAGAAAGCCTTCACAAGCAAGACCTGTTTCAGTAGACTGTGTGTTAAAGATGAAACTGGTCTATGCAAGAATAATAAACGATTATTTCTAGATGCCACTATATGTGACATGATAGACGCAAAATGATCAACATAAAAAATGGCAatattgacccatttacttttaAATGGGTCGATTTGGGTTGCCTGTTATCAGAAAATAGTCAAATGAAACGATATTTGCTAAAAAGGAACGCGCCAAATGGGTTAAAAGTCGCCAAAAATCTCTCTTTAATGCATATGAACACCTAAACTGTTATATTCAAAGATTTAGGCCATTACAAAGAAGTAGAAAGtttgaatgaaaaaaattaaaatcataatcatgtggaggtaaaaaaaattgaaaacctaGAAAGTGTTTGCAGGTCCACCCCCACCCCCCGACCCAACCCGGGGCTTTTCAACCCAACCCATTTTGACATCCCCATCTTTCCAGCTCAAAGTTTTATCAACAAGTAGCATCACACCAACATCAAGTATACTAAGAAACAAAACCTAGAAATCCTTACTAGTTTTTCCTTGTCAAACTTCTCACAAGCTTCCTCATGACTACGAGAATTGCTGCGACTAGAAATGGGGTGCAATTACTTTAAACTCaaaaaatattctaaatttCCAACAGGCAGCTTTTGAGCATCaaaaatcaacataaaataaTGTGCACAGCATCAGCAACAAACCTGGGTTTCTTCATAGAATGAACATTTCCTTTCAGCAAGGAGATATGGACACTCGTATCAACAAGCACAGCATGAAAAGCATCAAAATGAACAGGACAATAAGAATGCAACCCGAGAAGAGCTTTCGGTGGAATTCGAAATTCATGGACTGCAGCAGGAGATACATCCGCAGAGTCCTGCATATTGGAGCTGCAGATGGAGCATTAAAAACACTATATTAAAGCCTTCACGAAAAGAATAGCAAATAATTCCAGCAAATTTGATAGCAAAATATAGATATTCCACAAGGTAAGACTATAACAACAAAAACACTGACCCGTTCTCCAAAACAGGTGCATACAGAAGCTCAAATTTCAGAATTACAGCAGATGTAATTGGACCCTGAAAATTGTAAGGACCCGTCAATTGGATATATTTTATTGTAAGCATGACAAAACTTGTTTCCCATATCTTTTTGACTAATTACCAAAAGGAGAAGGGAAAAAAGTGCATGTTAAGTGAGTAACAAGTGTAGGGAGAGGAAAGACACCTCAAATTTACCAAGAGATAAGTTAAAAGATATCATGACAGATAGAAGAATATCTTGTCTCGCATATCGAATCCGGAAAGGCTGTGAGGAAAAGCTATGATCCGTATCATCAATCTTCCAAACCCCCAAGATATCATCAGAACCAAGATCAGGAGCTGCAATTACTCAAAAACAAATGTTGCCTGTGCTATTAGCTTTTATTTCTCGCTTAACAATTGATATAAAGAACATGCATCTTAGTATCTTGAAAAATAAGGACTAATCGCATGTAACAAAATCACTTCCATATATGATACTTCTGATACTAAATGTATAGATTGCAAGACCAACTAAAATATCCTCCAAGCAGTACCTATAAATTATCTATAAATGATTGGGGAACTATCATAAATATATGAGCCAACAGGGAAAAAATGCTTACAAGAATGAAGAATCAGTTGTTCATAAGATTGAaccattttgaaaaattatatatgttgtttctTGTACAACTTTCAGTTAATCGAATTAGTCTTTATTAACACACCTATCCACAGAAGTTACATTGGCTGTTGATCATATATTTGTGTACCACCCCTATCTTGACATTCCTACTTAACTTCATTTCTATTGCTTTGCTACCATGTTCATGTACTCTGGTGTTGTTGTCATCCGTTTATATTGCTCAAGTAAACTATTCTTGCATAAATTAGTCAAGACTTGAGGTAATTTTTATGTACTTCCTTACACTTGACTGAACTAGTATCAAACATATAAATTTCCACCCAGCACATAACTAAATAACCTTATACATCATGACAAATAAGTATAACAGGACATGCAAAACTTTAGTAAAAAACCTAccgtcatactgaaccaccctcGAAGGTGTTCCCACCGACGCAGCATACTCACTATCTTCCCATCTCATACTTATCTTTACCTGATACCACCTATACACAACAACATAAATACCACTTAAAAActtattgaaaaatatatatatacacacttcctACATATAAGTACTTTATACAACAATGCAGCAGTTTTAACAAATTAACCAACCTTAGAAAACATACAAAGTTACAAGCTTTAATTAACCAACTATTAAACTTATAGagtgtcttttctttttttttgttgggagGGGGGGGAGGGATCTACTCATTTACCCTGGTTAGCTATTAAACTTATAgggttttaaactttaaataacaaCCTAACAAAAACATGTAAAGTTACAAACTTTGGTTAACCAATTAatgaaaacatataaattataaattttatataactaCAATTTAAAACATTGCAGAAGTTTCACACATTAACTAACTAAAAAAACatagaatatatatactatGATTAACCGACTAATGAAAACATATAAAGTTAGAGACTTTAATTAAACAGAATACATAAACTTACAAACTCTAAACACATTTCTTACAAAGAACTACATTTTAAAACATTGCATCAATTTAACACATTCTTAACTAAAGAAAACACATAAAGTTACAAGCTTTGATTAACCAActaacaaaaacatataaagttataaacttaaTCAAGCAAAATATACAAAGCTAGAAACTTTATACACATTGTTGAAAAATAGTGATTACCCTTGTTGAAACAAGTCCAAGTTATGAAACCTATGAATATAAATAGCAACTTCATGAACAGCTTCCAACATTAACTTCCGGTTCCTTTCTTTCGGTAAGGACAATCGTTTCGCATCAGGTTTAGCTggtttttgttgatgatttaATCCAGTAATAAACCATTTAAACCTACGGAACATAActaataactataattatacTTATAACTACTGTTATATATACTGCTGTATCTATACTTAGCATCACTTCaatcaaaaccctaactttacaaaaatcttgaaaatgtgaaaagaaatcttgaaatttgaaagataaaaaaattattgagaaaaatggaaaatggaAATATGGGTTTTTGTGGGGTTTAGATATAGAGTTTAGATCAGGAGGTTGACGGCGGCGCCGGCGGTGAGGGCGGAGCTCGGCCGGTGAACAAGGGAGACTTTGGTCTATGTTAACTACAAGAAAGAAATGTTCTTTTGATCAAATCTGGAAATGATTTAGGTGTGTCATGAAGTGATTTTATTTAaggttttttattgttattattttagtttataagttGAAAAAAGTGTGATGATGGGAGAGAAAGCAATAATACTTTAACATGATATTGTTCTTTGAAGTTTTTATCATGTATTATTGTGCTTTTTTAGGTAGACATATGATTATTGTGATTGACAttcaaactaaaatttaaaataaattaaaagatgtAATATATGTAAATGAACTTGATTAGAtgtaaaatatacaaaaaaaaaaaaagtgttatttATACTGACTTTTGATTCAATTTGACGAGGGTTGTTCCCGAGCGTTACAGACTTGCGTCGGTTGAAcggtgatgataatacaaaacagtggggGAATTTATATGCGTGTGTAAACTAGAAGGAGAGAAAGA is drawn from Erigeron canadensis isolate Cc75 chromosome 9, C_canadensis_v1, whole genome shotgun sequence and contains these coding sequences:
- the LOC122582202 gene encoding protein FAM135B-like isoform X1; amino-acid sequence: MFRRFKWFITGLNHQQKPAKPDAKRLSLPKERNRKLMLEAVHEVAIYIHRFHNLDLFQQGWYQVKISMRWEDSEYAASVGTPSRVVQYDAPDLGSDDILGVWKIDDTDHSFSSQPFRIRYARQDILLSVMISFNLSLGKFEGPITSAVILKFELLYAPVLENGSNMQDSADVSPAAVHEFRIPPKALLGLHSYCPVHFDAFHAVLVDTSVHISLLKGNVHSMKKPSRSNSRSHEEACEKFDKEKLVLLVKAFLTSRAILLQELRNLSKAIHETIDLSGLTSQHDETNFLSASTEVVMATATATADSQVPEKVQNVSKIPNGTSDVSSDYLHTLQNDELYRRFHFLGDQILYLWSIFLKFHRANKTKILDHLRNAWSSDRRAEWSIWMVYSKVEMPQPTSRNEIDDIQGHRAKVPVIRKITDDPSQAAAMRAELHRRSIAQMRINNRSIQDLHIFGDPSRIPIIIVERVVNAPLRSLSGKSYFRNMDPQDAKVSPPEIDSSFSSNKQRGRILKIAVFVHGFQGHHLDLRLVRNQWLLIDPKTEFLMSEVNEDKTSEDFRDMGLRLAQEVIAFVKKKMDKVSRSGTLKNVKLSFVGHSIGNVIIRTALAESIMEPYHRYLHTYVSVSGPHLGYLYSSNSLFNSGLWLLKKLKNTRCIHQLTFTDDVDIENTFFYQLSKQKTLESFKSIILLSSPQDGYVPYHSARIEMCQSSSGDYSKKGKIFREMLNNCLDQMRAPSSEQRMFMRCDVNFDTSLQGRNLNTIIGRAAHIEFLETDIFAKFIMWSFPELFR
- the LOC122582202 gene encoding protein FAM135B-like isoform X2, with amino-acid sequence MFRRFKWFITGLNHQQKPAKPDAKRLSLPKERNRKLMLEAVHEVAIYIHRFHNLDLFQQGWYQVKISMRWEDSEYAASVGTPSRVVQYDAPDLGSDDILGVWKIDDTDHSFSSQPFRIRYARQDILLSVMISFNLSLGKFEGPITSAVILKFELLYAPVLENGSNMQDSADVSPAAVHEFRIPPKALLGLHSYCPVHFDAFHAVLVDTSVHISLLKGNVHSMKKPSNSRSHEEACEKFDKEKLVLLVKAFLTSRAILLQELRNLSKAIHETIDLSGLTSQHDETNFLSASTEVVMATATATADSQVPEKVQNVSKIPNGTSDVSSDYLHTLQNDELYRRFHFLGDQILYLWSIFLKFHRANKTKILDHLRNAWSSDRRAEWSIWMVYSKVEMPQPTSRNEIDDIQGHRAKVPVIRKITDDPSQAAAMRAELHRRSIAQMRINNRSIQDLHIFGDPSRIPIIIVERVVNAPLRSLSGKSYFRNMDPQDAKVSPPEIDSSFSSNKQRGRILKIAVFVHGFQGHHLDLRLVRNQWLLIDPKTEFLMSEVNEDKTSEDFRDMGLRLAQEVIAFVKKKMDKVSRSGTLKNVKLSFVGHSIGNVIIRTALAESIMEPYHRYLHTYVSVSGPHLGYLYSSNSLFNSGLWLLKKLKNTRCIHQLTFTDDVDIENTFFYQLSKQKTLESFKSIILLSSPQDGYVPYHSARIEMCQSSSGDYSKKGKIFREMLNNCLDQMRAPSSEQRMFMRCDVNFDTSLQGRNLNTIIGRAAHIEFLETDIFAKFIMWSFPELFR